A portion of the Platichthys flesus chromosome 7, fPlaFle2.1, whole genome shotgun sequence genome contains these proteins:
- the LOC133956780 gene encoding leucine-rich repeat-containing protein 23-like has translation MSDVDEDTVMSEVDGEEDGVEEPEKVQVGNLNQKTIGEGLSLLCRTGNGLGHAFVKLDLKDKRLNDISAISSYVHVRFLDLSSNHLTVLTPLASLMDLLWLKVDNNALACLEGNPFIQLKYLQWLSVAANQLTDLSGLVGPALETLNLTGNAIKTVKSLQMGCFGNLVTLELRGNLLETTDGINLPNLQRLYLAQNAIKRLEGLEKLEHLTTLHLRDNQLESLDGLSPNMKCLQYLNVRGNAISDENTLHCLRLVSKTLRTLVLSENPLGETTDYRTSLLILVPQLEKIDKEPVSPEERIEAQDRIKELEEEEIAEP, from the exons ATGTCTGACGTGGACGAAGATACAGTCATGTCGGAGGTAGACGGTGAGGAAGACGGAGTGGAAGAGCCCGAGAAG GTGCAGGTTGGCAATTTGAACCAGAAAACCATAGGTGAGGGGCTGTCCTTGCTGTGCCGAACAGGAAATGGACTTGGACATGCATTTGTCAAACTGGACTTAAAAGACAA ACGACTGAATGACATTTCTGCAATTAGCAGCTACGTTCACGTTCGTTTTCTGGATTTGTCCAGTAACCACCTCACCGTTCTAACCCCTCTGGCATCTCTGATGGATCTGCTTTGGCTGAAG GTTGACAATAATGCTTTGGCATGCTTGGAAGGAAATCCTTTCATTCAGTTAAAGTACCTGCAGTGGCTGAGTGTGGCTGCAAACCAGCTCACAGACCTAAGCGGCCTGGTTGGACCTGCTTTAGAGACCCTCAATCttacag GTAACGCTATTAAGACAGTGAAGAGCCTTCAGATGGGCTGTTTTGGAAACCTGGTAACTCTAGAGCTGAGAGGAAATCTCCTTGAAACCACTGATGGCATTAACCTTCCAAACCTGCAACGATTATATCTG GCCCAAAATGCAATCAAACGTCTGGAGGGATTGGAGAAGTTAGAGCACCTCACCACCCTTCATCTGAGAGACAACCAACTGGAATCTCTGGATGGTCTCAGCCCCAACATGAAGTGTCTTCAATACCTGAATGTCAG AGGCAATGCAATCTCAGATGAGAATACCCTACACTGTCTTAGGCTCGTGTCAAAAACACTGCGTACTCTGGTGCTTTCTGAGAACCCACTGGGGGAAACCACAGACTACCGAACAAGTCTGCTGATCCTTGTGCCTCAGCTGGAGAAAATTGACAAAGAACCTGTCTCCCCTGAGGAGAGGATTGAGGCCCAGGACAGAATCAAG GAActtgaagaagaggaaataGCTGAACCTTAA
- the LOC133957088 gene encoding transmembrane protein 209-like, with the protein MQRLSFISLQCGKNYLNENLTQQKDAMSSMIDIALRMRREEQAHQLVLAWAVLNGSVAGMMYTTVPGKLISRYCNVTYWPVCYIELALAFLFSLNALFDFWKYFKYTMAPSTIAVSPYQHRLLGLMNTSIRASLPQKPEKKETPAPGQLGQSVLSFSPSRPATTSPMFSPSCVPGYSPPLGSPSTPNSTGGLFSSSVAFGKVWNYSPSPGYSPYPSNIGRADGSSLRARCYTSPAMFNSPGSKENYIDDLKSLERFLHQEEKKAHHSQLECPEFVAPYHSPTFWNNNCSAGANAHSLRKFLYQSASRSQAPSDHKDGTDLGTKKAIEKVWARLPTSRLVENRFNSWTTKLRTWINDTILVPLVKEIDPVNSKLRRMGCPALQIGKATISDLKMAAVMKASSIPNMNTIVQYLDITCNQEYLVERIKELAHNGCMSAFRWNRGGDRRNKKWDIHLPTDSAILMHMLCTYLDRRLPPDPKYPDGKTFTSQHFTHYQDKPDGTKENQFCIHQSSTTPPHYQLIYQGHIYSLPEGRNNLFYTILMFLYIIKTKESGMLGRVNLGLSGVNIMWIFED; encoded by the exons ATGCAGCGCTTAAGTTTTATTTCCCTTCAGTGTGGTAagaattatttaaatgaaaacttgACCCAACAGAAGGATGCAATGTCCAGTATGATCGACATAgcgctgaggatgaggagagaggagcaggccCATCAGCTGGTCCTAGCCTGGGCTGTGCTCAACGGCTCTGTGGCTGGGATGATGTACACTACAGT GCCGGGGAAATTGATAAGCCGATACTGTAACGTCACCTACTGGCCCGTTTGTTACATTG AACTGGCGCTTGCCTTCCTCTTTAGCCTCAATGCTCTTTTTGATTTctggaaatatttcaaatacaCCATGGCTCCATCCACCATTGCTGTGTCCCCCTATCAGCATCGTCTCCTGGGCCTGATGAACACAA GTATTCGGGCCTCTCTGCCACAGAAGCCAGAAAAAAAGGAGACCCCGGCTCCAGGCCAGCTGGGGCAGAGCGTACTGAGTTTCAGCCCCTCTCGACCAGCAACCACCAGCCCCATGTTCTCCCCCAGTTGTGTACCTGGGTACAGCCCTCCCCTCGGCAGTCCGTCCACCCCAAACAGCACAGGGGgactcttttcctcctctgtggcctTTGGAAAG GTGTGGAACTACAGCCCTTCCCCTGGTTACTCTCCCTACCCCAGCAACATTGGTCGAGCAGACGGCTCCAGCCTGAGGGCTCGATGTTACACTTCACCCGCAATGTTTAACTCCCCAGGAAGCAAGGAGAACTACATTGATGATCTGAAAAGTCTGGAGAGGTTCCTCCACCAAGAAGAGAAGAAGGCTCATCACAGCCAACTTG AATGTCCAGAGTTTGTGGCTCCATACCACAGTCCAACATTTTGGAACAACAACTGCTCTGCGGGGGCTAATGCTCACAGTCTGAGGAAATTCCTGTACCAGTCAGCCAGCCGCTCTCAGGCCCCGTCCGACCACAAGGATGGGACAGACCTGGGTACCAAAAAGGCTATAGAGAAG GTATGGGCCAGACTCCCAACCAGTCGCCTGGTAGAGAACCGCTTCAACAGCTGGACAACCAAGCTTAGGACT tggATAAATGACACAATCCTGGTCCCTCTGGTGAAGGAAATAGACCCGGTGAACAGTAAGCTCAGGAGGATGGGCTGCCCTGCGCTCCAGATAGGAA AGGCCACTATAAGCGATCTGAAAATGGCAGCGGTGATGAAAGCCTCATCCATCCCCAACATGAACACTATTGTCCAGTACCTGGACATCACATGCAACCAGGAATATCTCGTGGAACGGATAAAAG AGCTGGCTCACAACGGCTGCATGAGCGCCTTCCGTTGGAACCGGGGTGGAGATCGGAGGAACAAGAAGTGGGACATACACCTCCCCACTGACAGTgct ATCCTCATGCACATGTTATGCACCTACTTGGACCGCAGACTACCCCCTGATCCAAAGTATCCAGACGGGAAGACGTTCACTTCACAGCACTTCACCCACTACCAAGACAAACCTG AtggaaccaaagagaaccaatTCTGCATCCACCAAAGCAGCACCACTCCTCCTCACTACCAGCTCATCTACCAGGGACACATCTACAGTCTACCCGAG GGCCGGAACAACCTGTTCTATACAATTCTCATGTTTCTCTACATCATCAAGACCAAGGAGTCAGGGATGCTGGG GCGGGTAAATCTTGGCCTCTCTGGTGTGAACATCATGTGGATATTTGAAGACTGA